CGCCGAAGGAATACTCACCGCGTGAGACTGCCCCAATGCTTGAAGATGTCTACCTCGATTGCTTTGGAGACGAGCCTGAAGGCGAAAAAGTGCAGGTGACGGCGTAGTGCAGCTTTTTGTAGGAGAATGTGCTAAGGTTTTTCTCCGGCGGAGTTTTTTGCTCACGCTGGCGGCAATGCTCATTTTAAATGGCTTTTTGCTGTGGCGCAATGAAATAACTGCAGAGCCATCCCCAAATGCTGTCTGTGCGCTTTATTCCGACCTTTCAAAACTTTCTGATTCCGAGCAGGAGCGCATGCTCCAGCAGGGCAAGCAGAAACTGCAGGTGCTGCAAAACATCGAATATGGTGCGCCATTGACGGGATTAACAAAAGAGCAGGAGGCCCAATATAGGGCACTGTACAAAAAAGGTGGATACTTAAAATACACAAATGACATTTTTCATGAGTTGCGGCTTTATAACTATGTCCTCAAAGAATATAACCGTGTTCATGATTATGACAATTATTTAAAATCAATCGACGACAAGGCAAAACAAATGCGGAAGGTATCCATATTTTCAAAACCAGATACGTTTGATTACCGCAATATACAGAAGACTGCAGCGGAAATGTCTTCTTTGCGAGGGCGAAAACTCACATTTTCACTGTCTGGTGGCGTGAATATGGCGACAGGCTTTGCGGGCACCGACATTATCGCTGTGCTGTTGCTGTTTGCCATTTGTCTGAGGCTTGTCACATTTGAAAAGGAAAAGGGGCTGTGCACGCTGACCCGCACAACACCTCGGGGACGTGCGCGCCTGATGGGTGCAAAGATAGGTGCCTTCGCCGCGAGTGCTTTTGTGCTGTTACTGTTGTTTTACGCCGTCAATTTCGCTGTTGCCGGCGGGGTATATGGCGGGTTCGGCGATTTGTCGCGCACGCTCCAATCGGTGCAGGGCTACAATGGTTCTGGACTTATGCTGACAGTGGGGCAGTACCTGATATTGTATCTTGTAAGCAAATACGTCGCTTATCTGCTGGCGGGTCTTGTTTTGCTGCTGTTGTGCATACTCGCGCGGAGCCCTATTACGGCATACGCGCTGGCAGTGGCAGTTTTCGGCGGCGAATATGCGCTGTATGCCATTATTTCACAGTATGGGACACTCGGCGTATTCAAATGTATCAATTTGATATGCTTTTTGTTTGTCTCCCCGTTATACAAGGAATATCTCAATCTTGATTTGTTTGGATTCCCTGTGAATGTGCTGGTGGCATTGTCTATTGCGGTGCCGGTGCTGGTAATTGTGCTGATAGTGCTTTGTGTGTATACTTACAGCGTAATATCAGCTATGCCTCGAGCACATTCGCTGCGGCTTCAACTGCCGCGGCCAGGTGCCAGTGTGCATGTATCAAACCACGAATGGCATAAGCTGCTTATTCCCAACAGGGTGCTATTGTTGCTCGTCGCACTTATAGCAGTGCAGTGTTATGCATTGTTCCATTATTCCTCGTCATTATCAGAGGACGATGTCTATTACCGCGGTTACATGTTAAAACTCGCCGGGCCAGTGACGCAGCAGAAAGTGGATTTTCTCAAAGAAGAGCAGACTCGTTTTGACAAACTGGACGCGGCACAGGCGGCCTTGTCGCAAAAGTTTAATGAAGGCGAACTGACCCTTGCCGAGTTCACGAGGATGTCCCAATCGCTTGCTGTTCAGAGCAAAGGGAAAATGGCCTTTAAACAGGTGATGGAGCGGTACAATTATATTAAAACGAGCAAACGCCCACTGTCTTTCGTATATGACGGAGGATATAAACGGCTGATGGGACTTGACGGGATCGATGACGGATTGATGGATGCCTTGATACTTGTGATTGCAATTATCGGCTGCTTTGCTGGCGTTTTTGCGATAGAATACAAAAACGGTGCGGTTCAGCTTATCCGGGCTTATCCAAAAGGGCGCGGCGTCACAGCTCGGATTAAAATGCTCCAATGTCTTGTAATGCTTATACCGATCATTGTACTGTGTTATGCGCCGGATTTGATTGGTGCCTGCCGATATTACGGCATTGTTCAGCTTTCCGCCCCTGCTGCCAGTATACCTGAGTTTTCCGCAATGCCGGAATGGATGACGCTGTTCGGAGTGCTTTGTATGTTTTACGGCGCCCGGCTGATTGCCGCAGTTTGCTGTGCATTGATTGTGTTGGCTTTGTCGCTCTATACACGTTCTTCTCTTGCGACACTGATTTCCTCGTTCATATTGTTTGCCGGGCCGGTGCTGTTAAGTATGCTCGGATTTCCGCTTCTTGATACATTTACTCTTAACGCATTGCTGCGGGGATTCAGACTACTGTCACAAAGCGGTGCTGTATCGGCAGTACAAACAGTGGTACCTGCTGTACTCGCAGCGGCAGTTGCTGTGCTGACAATTATGCGTTTCTCTAAAACCGGACCGCTGCTGAAAAAGAGTTAGATACGATTGCTAATCATATATTACTGCATAATTGTGATAAATACGGTATTTGACACCAATTCAAAAACCGCAGTCCTTTTGGACCGCGGTTTTTCGGTTATTCTCTAATTTTAATTACTCAAACTGCGGAAATATAATTTATATGTGGATTTGAAGCGGTTGTAACGACGGAAAACCAAAACAGTTCTAACATATAGCGATATACGACTTTAATAAATTTGTATTTTATAATATAATCATTTTAATGGAATGTTTCAAAATTTCAGTGACGTTAAAAATTTCATGCTATGCAACTCAGTAATTTCACCAAAGATAACCTTTATGAAATGATATAAGTGTATACCGTTTTTTAGGAGGACATATGACTTTAGAAGCAGAACTTATTATGAAAATCAATGTCCAGTGTGAGAAAGATATGGAGGTCAAGTCCGACGGCAGCGGATATCTGAGGGTAATTCCGATTGTCGGAGGAACGTTTGAAGGGAAAATTAACGGAACTGTTGTACCAGGCGGAGCAGATTGGAACACTCAGCGGGAAAATGGCATCTCTCATGTTTTTGCGAAGTATCTATTAAAGACGGATGATGGGGTTTATATCGCCGTTGAAAACGAGGGTAAAATACCAAATGGCTCGAAAGCACTTATTAAAACTTCGCCGAGATTTCAAGTTGACGATAATTCAAAATACGCATGGCTTAATTCAGGAGTCTATGTCGGCTCACTTACTATTGGTGAAAAGGAAGGCCAGATAGAAATAACAGTTTATAAGATGAATTGATATTTTTCATGAGATAAATAAATTTAATTCGCTGGCAGCGATAGCCGAATAAGTATTATTATAAATAAAATACAGTATTAATGGGCAAAGAACAAGCAAACTATATCAGCTCGTTATCGAGTAAATAATATGGGAGGTACAATTATGGAATGGAAGACAACATGGAGCTATCTTCTGATAGACTACAATTCAAGTATTGGCACAATTGAAAATCTTACACAGCGTACGGTTTTCAGAAACAATCTTTCAGGGGAGAAAATAAGGATAAGATTTTCGAACCTTTTTTCAGATAAGCCGCTCATACTCGAAAGTGTTGTCATTTCAAAGAAAGAGCGCGGCGGTGAGGAAATAACAAACTTTACGCCGGTAACTTATAAAGGTAATACAAAAATAACAATTGAACCTCGTAAAGAATTTTATAGTGATCCTGTTGATTTCTCTATTAACTTTAATGAAGACATTGTTGTTTCTGTTTATATAAAAGAAAAGAACGATATATATGCTGGTTGCTCTTCATGGTCGGCAAAATGCTTTACGACAAGGTACGGCATCGGCGGCGATTTTACCCGTGAACAAAGTTTTAAAGAATATGATAGCTATGACGTTTTTCCCGCTCTTAAGTCTGATCCGAACAAATCGGACGAGGTTATAGGCTTTACCAGCCTCGAAGTTTATACTGATGAGAACGTAAAAACGCTATCCTTGTTTGGCGATTCCATTACCCATATGTCTTATTACAGTGATGCGCTGACAGATAAATTATATAAGCTTTTACCAGGAAAGATAACAGTTCTCAACCGCGGTATCAGCGGCAACCGGCTTCTTCATGATCACACCGTTGTGCCGGAGATAATAGGCGGAGGTTCAATTTTTGGTGATGCAGGAGTAAAGCGTTTTGAAAAAGACGTATATAAATATGAGACGCCGGAATATGTGATAATGCTCATTGGTGTCAACGATTTCATGCACCCCTATGCTTTTAATCACATTGAAGAAGTTGTAACAGTAGATCAGTATAAAGAAGGCTGCCTTAAAATTATTGAAACAGCGCACAGACATTCAAGCAAAATTTTTCTCGGAACAATAATGCCGTTCAGACACGAGGAAAACGATTGGTTTGAAAAAGCAGAGAAATTAAGACTTGAAGCTAACCATTTTATTAGAACTCAGAAGGTAGCAGACGGAGTGATTGATTTTGATTCCGCTGTGAGGGACGAGGAGAATCCACAGTATATTAAGGATGGGTTACATCTAGGTGACGGACTCCATCCGAATACCCCTGGTGGTATTAAAATGGCTGACGCTATACCGGTAGAATGGTTTATAAAATAAAGAGCGATTAAGTTTCAAAAGTTATTGCTGGAGTGATAAAGAGAACTGGACTTAAACCATTTACACGACTGATCAAAGATATTGTCGCCGGTATTGAAGTCGTCTTTATAGATGCGGGTGAACCATTAACATAATCTCTTGCAAAATTGGGAACGGAGGAATCGGGTTATGGCGCTTTTTCAGGTTGACTTCTATTCAAAGTCTTTGGCGGGGGTAATGGATTTTAAAGTTATTCTTCCAAATGACACTGTTCCGGAAATGGTGCAAGGCAATCCGCATTATAAACGTTCTGCAAAAACCCTTTTTTTGCTTCACGGCTATTCCGGAAGCAGCAAAGATTGGCTAACAGGCAGCCGCATTGAAGAACTTGCGGGAAAGTATAATCTCGCCGTTGTAATGCCCAGTTGCAGGAATAGTTTTTATCTTGACGGCAAAGGAACGGGCAATGCTTATTGCCAGTATGTCGGCAAAGAGCTTGTGGAATATGTCCGCAAAACATTCGGTATTGCCGGCAAGCGGGAGGATACATATATTGGCGGCCTTTCAATGGGCGGCTTCGGGGCAATTCACACAGGGCTTGTTTTTCCGGATACTTTTGAAAAAATCGTCGCTCTTTCGCCGGCCCTTATAATACACAATATCGAGAATATGAAGGAGGGCGACAAGGATTTTGTTGCAGACTACTATTATTACGCCTCCGTTTTTGGTGATCTCGATAAATTAGAAAACAGCCCCAATAATCCGGAATTCCTTATCCGTAAGTTAAAAAAAGAAGGCAAGAGAATTCCTCCGATTTTCCGCGCCATCGGGACAGAAGACTTTCTAATTGAACCGAACAGGGCTTTCGCCAAGTTCCTTAAAGAAGAAAATGTGCCGGAAACTTATATAGAAAGCCCAGGGGTCCATAACTGGGATTTTTGGAACGCATATCTTGAAAAGTCAATAAAGTGGCTTCTTGAGTGATTTTATAGTAAATCTTCGGACTGGCGGCAAGTGGATATTCATGATAACCCTAAGATCTGGGATAATACAGATGTCGGTAACTGGTGGCGATATTGAATCAGTATTTAAGGGGTATTGCAATTATGAGTGAAGTTGTAGCGCTTGGCGAGGTGCTTATTGATTTTACTCCCGCAGGGTTTTCACCGGCCGGAAATCCTATTTTTGAAAGAAATCCGGGCGGGGCGCCGGCAAATGTCTTGGCTATGCTTTCAAAACTCGGGATAACTACGTCCTTCTGCGGCAAAGTAGGGGACGACCTGTTCGGGCATGACCTTAAGAATATACTCGAAAAAGCCGGCATTGAAACAAAGGGGCTCATCCTCTCAAAAGATTTCAACACTACTTTCACGTTTGTTGAACTTTCGCCGGACGGGGACCGGAATTTTGGTTTTATAAGAAAACATGGTGCGGACAAAGAGCTGACAATAGACGAGGTTGACCTTTCCATACTTTCAGGCGCAAGGCTTTTTCACTTCGGCGGCGTTTCGCTTACGGAGGAACCGGCAAGGAGTGCAACACTCCATACTGCCGGAGAAGCAAAAAAGAGAGGGCTGCTTATTTCATACGATCCAAACTTCCGTGAACCGTTGTGGAGAGAGAAAGACGCCGTTGGAGTCCTTTCGGAAGGCTTAAAGTATGCTGATATTCTCAAGGTTTCCGATGAAGAATGCCGCCTGCTTTCCGGTATTGATGACCTTTGTGAAGGTGCAGAATATATTTCAAAGACCTATGGGACCAAGATTATATTTGTTACAATGGGTGCAGAAGGCTCCGCGTATTACTTTAAAGGAAATTTTCACAAACAGCGTACTTTTGACGTAAAGACTGTTGATACAACAGGAGCGGGTGATGCCTTCTTTGGGGCAATGCTTTACCGTATTCTCAAATCGAAAAAGGAACTGCCGGAATTTACAGCATCTGAACTTGACGAGTTTTTGCGCTTTGCCAATGCCGCAGGTTCACTTGTTACAACTCAAAAAGGCGCAATCATGTCAATGCCCGATATCGCCAAGATAGAAGATCTTATAAAAAACGGCAGAATCCTGTGACCTAATTAATTTTTCTATATAACATAACGAGCATAACAAAAGCCCTGGCGCTATAATTGTTGGCGTCAGGGCCTTTGTTTTTCAGAGGTAATAATAGTGTATAAAAGGGTATGTACCAATTTGGCAGCATATAATGTAAATTGCAACTTTCAGATATAATAAAACCCCGCACAGTTATCTGCGTGGGTTTAACTGGTGCGCCAGGAGGGATTCGAACCCCCGACCTTTTGATTCGTAGTCAAACACTCTATCCAACTGAGCTACTGGCGCGTGCTGTATTTTCAAGTCGCTTAGATATATTATCATACCATTACTAATTTGTCAAGCAAATTTTTTAAATTGATATCAAGGTGTTGTTTGGCAGGTATTTGGCTAATTAAAATTTACAATTATTATATATTTATAAATCAATATAGAAAATATCAAATATTGTCGAATATAAAATGAAAATGTTGACATGCAGATAAAATGTGCTATTATTAATTTAGATATATGATAATACATAATAATTATTTATTTTACATTTAAGTTAATGTTTTCCTTGCTATCTGATTGACTTTATATTTTTTCAGATAAAAAAGTAAAGGAAGGCTTGAATATGTCAAAAGATTTAAAGAGTCTTGAATTTTATCTTGACAGATTAGCGAACGGAGATTTTTCGTTCAGTATTGACAATAAATTACTTAAGAAGAAAAATAAGGCCGGAAAGATGGCGAGACTTGTCAAAACCATAGCGGACAAAGAGCGTAAAAAAGCAGAGGCTCTTAAAAATCTATCGGACGGTAATTTCGAGGCATGCTCTATTGCCGATTCTGATGATATTTCCTTGTCCTGTATAGCGGAAATAGCGTCATCCCTTAAAAATATAAATAATCAGATTGAAAGCATTAATGAAAGAATTGGCAACGGAGATACAGCGGCAAGGCTAAACACCCGATCAAAGGGCGGTTACAGGCAGATAGCCCTCGGCGTCAACAAAATATTAGATGCGGAATCCGAGTCGCTTTGTGCCGCGAACGAAATGGTCAAATCCATGTGCCTTAACGATTTCTCTGTGCAGATGGTTACCGGATTTACAGGCGTATTTGAGGAGCTTGCACAGGGCCTTAACAAATTGCGTGAAAAATTCATTGAGATACAGCAAAGGTTCACCCAGATTTCAGACGGCAATTTTGATGGCATTGAACACATGAGAGAAAACGGCGCTCTGAGCGAAAATGACGGCCTGACCCCTGCCGTAATAAAGGCATTTGATACACTGAATGCGTTCGTAAACTTTGCCGGAGGCGCTGCTCAGAATTGTGCCCAGGGCGTGTTGTCCGGTGCAGAGACCGGCGAGTATGAATTCACCGGTAAATACAAAGCGGCAGCAGAGGATATCACCAGAGCAATCGGTACTGTTTCACTGCTGCTCAAAGAATACACAAGGGTATTGTCGGCAATGTCAGTTAATGATCTGACGATGCAATTTGACCAGAAATTTGCTGGAGACTTCGCACAACTGAGCAAAGCGGCCGAAGACCTGCGCAGCCGCATGCTGTATATTGAATCAACGCTTAAGCAGATTGCCCAGGGCAATGCAGGGGCGGTTGAGCTGAATGAGACAGAACCGCTTAACGAAAACGACGGGCTGACACCTGCACTAAAGATATTGACAGAAAATTTGAAGTCTGTTGAAAATGTTGCTGCACAGATTTCAGATGCCACGGCTGAAGGGAATCTGTCCTTCCATATCAGTACAGATAATGTGGGCGGCGGAGTTGCAAAACTGTATTCCGCGCTTAACACAATGTTTAGCAGCATTTCTGAACAGCTCAATGAAATATCCTCAGTTATCGAAAAGCTTGTGAGCGGCGATACTTCGGTAGAGATTACAGAGGACTACAAAGGCATATTCGGCAAACTTAAAGATAACCTGAATGCGTTAATACTTGAGAACCGTGAAATTGTAAGCCTTACGACGGATATTTTGAACGGAATCGCCGACGGAAACCTTGATATAGATACGATAAAGGATTTGCCCGGGGATTGGAACGGTATTCCCCATGCGCTCAATAATATTGTGAAAACGATGAATGAGCTTATCGGCAATATCCACAACGCGGTCAACGAGGTTGCAGCGAGTGCAAATCAGGTCGCTTCAGCAAGTCAGGCGCTGTCACAGGGCGCGGCTGAACAGGCAAGCTCAATAGAAGAACTGACCGCTTCCATCTCGGAGA
This DNA window, taken from [Clostridium] cellulosi, encodes the following:
- a CDS encoding hypothetical protein (Family membership): MLTLAAMLILNGFLLWRNEITAEPSPNAVCALYSDLSKLSDSEQERMLQQGKQKLQVLQNIEYGAPLTGLTKEQEAQYRALYKKGGYLKYTNDIFHELRLYNYVLKEYNRVHDYDNYLKSIDDKAKQMRKVSIFSKPDTFDYRNIQKTAAEMSSLRGRKLTFSLSGGVNMATGFAGTDIIAVLLLFAICLRLVTFEKEKGLCTLTRTTPRGRARLMGAKIGAFAASAFVLLLLFYAVNFAVAGGVYGGFGDLSRTLQSVQGYNGSGLMLTVGQYLILYLVSKYVAYLLAGLVLLLLCILARSPITAYALAVAVFGGEYALYAIISQYGTLGVFKCINLICFLFVSPLYKEYLNLDLFGFPVNVLVALSIAVPVLVIVLIVLCVYTYSVISAMPRAHSLRLQLPRPGASVHVSNHEWHKLLIPNRVLLLLVALIAVQCYALFHYSSSLSEDDVYYRGYMLKLAGPVTQQKVDFLKEEQTRFDKLDAAQAALSQKFNEGELTLAEFTRMSQSLAVQSKGKMAFKQVMERYNYIKTSKRPLSFVYDGGYKRLMGLDGIDDGLMDALILVIAIIGCFAGVFAIEYKNGAVQLIRAYPKGRGVTARIKMLQCLVMLIPIIVLCYAPDLIGACRYYGIVQLSAPAASIPEFSAMPEWMTLFGVLCMFYGARLIAAVCCALIVLALSLYTRSSLATLISSFILFAGPVLLSMLGFPLLDTFTLNALLRGFRLLSQSGAVSAVQTVVPAVLAAAVAVLTIMRFSKTGPLLKKS
- a CDS encoding hypothetical protein (Family membership); this encodes MTLEAELIMKINVQCEKDMEVKSDGSGYLRVIPIVGGTFEGKINGTVVPGGADWNTQRENGISHVFAKYLLKTDDGVYIAVENEGKIPNGSKALIKTSPRFQVDDNSKYAWLNSGVYVGSLTIGEKEGQIEITVYKMN
- a CDS encoding hypothetical protein (High confidence in function and specificity) translates to MEWKTTWSYLLIDYNSSIGTIENLTQRTVFRNNLSGEKIRIRFSNLFSDKPLILESVVISKKERGGEEITNFTPVTYKGNTKITIEPRKEFYSDPVDFSINFNEDIVVSVYIKEKNDIYAGCSSWSAKCFTTRYGIGGDFTREQSFKEYDSYDVFPALKSDPNKSDEVIGFTSLEVYTDENVKTLSLFGDSITHMSYYSDALTDKLYKLLPGKITVLNRGISGNRLLHDHTVVPEIIGGGSIFGDAGVKRFEKDVYKYETPEYVIMLIGVNDFMHPYAFNHIEEVVTVDQYKEGCLKIIETAHRHSSKIFLGTIMPFRHEENDWFEKAEKLRLEANHFIRTQKVADGVIDFDSAVRDEENPQYIKDGLHLGDGLHPNTPGGIKMADAIPVEWFIK
- the xynC gene encoding Acetyl esterase (High confidence in function and specificity); this translates as MALFQVDFYSKSLAGVMDFKVILPNDTVPEMVQGNPHYKRSAKTLFLLHGYSGSSKDWLTGSRIEELAGKYNLAVVMPSCRNSFYLDGKGTGNAYCQYVGKELVEYVRKTFGIAGKREDTYIGGLSMGGFGAIHTGLVFPDTFEKIVALSPALIIHNIENMKEGDKDFVADYYYYASVFGDLDKLENSPNNPEFLIRKLKKEGKRIPPIFRAIGTEDFLIEPNRAFAKFLKEENVPETYIESPGVHNWDFWNAYLEKSIKWLLE
- the FRK1 gene encoding Fructokinase-1 (High confidence in function and specificity), whose product is MNQYLRGIAIMSEVVALGEVLIDFTPAGFSPAGNPIFERNPGGAPANVLAMLSKLGITTSFCGKVGDDLFGHDLKNILEKAGIETKGLILSKDFNTTFTFVELSPDGDRNFGFIRKHGADKELTIDEVDLSILSGARLFHFGGVSLTEEPARSATLHTAGEAKKRGLLISYDPNFREPLWREKDAVGVLSEGLKYADILKVSDEECRLLSGIDDLCEGAEYISKTYGTKIIFVTMGAEGSAYYFKGNFHKQRTFDVKTVDTTGAGDAFFGAMLYRILKSKKELPEFTASELDEFLRFANAAGSLVTTQKGAIMSMPDIAKIEDLIKNGRIL
- a CDS encoding hypothetical protein (Family membership), with amino-acid sequence MSKDLKSLEFYLDRLANGDFSFSIDNKLLKKKNKAGKMARLVKTIADKERKKAEALKNLSDGNFEACSIADSDDISLSCIAEIASSLKNINNQIESINERIGNGDTAARLNTRSKGGYRQIALGVNKILDAESESLCAANEMVKSMCLNDFSVQMVTGFTGVFEELAQGLNKLREKFIEIQQRFTQISDGNFDGIEHMRENGALSENDGLTPAVIKAFDTLNAFVNFAGGAAQNCAQGVLSGAETGEYEFTGKYKAAAEDITRAIGTVSLLLKEYTRVLSAMSVNDLTMQFDQKFAGDFAQLSKAAEDLRSRMLYIESTLKQIAQGNAGAVELNETEPLNENDGLTPALKILTENLKSVENVAAQISDATAEGNLSFHISTDNVGGGVAKLYSALNTMFSSISEQLNEISSVIEKLVSGDTSVEITEDYKGIFGKLKDNLNALILENREIVSLTTDILNGIADGNLDIDTIKDLPGDWNGIPHALNNIVKTMNELIGNIHNAVNEVAASANQVASASQALSQGAAEQASSIEELTASISEIAAKTKNNAINAGEASNLAKAMRESAISGNKEMSEMLTSMKEINESSQNISKIIKVIDDIAFQTNLLSLNAAVEAARAGQHGKGFAVVAEEVRNLAVRSANAAKDTTELIEGSIKRVEKGTQIASDTAKTLGDIVSSVDKVAGLIENIAAASNEQATGITQINQSLEQVSKVVQTNSATAEQSAAASQELSGQAGLLKGNVEKFKLKVKVPPKAESIPVKAEIHDDIDEKIDEKKDTSLNNDFGKY